The genomic window agttctctctcctccacatcatcatttatcctacgtggcactcttaagatagcaccattgtacatgccctaatcgCACCTTCTAGCCTGGTCCTTGGTCGTGCCTTCTCGACGTCTCGGAGGATCGTGTCTTCCTGTTCCTTGGCCTATAAATATGGGGATCCCCGTGCTCCTTGCCATCCAGAACCTCTCGCCGCCGATGCCCAGCCCCGTAAGGCTGGCATAGTAGAAACTCTTCGGAGCTTGTCACCGCCGAGACCAGCCCCGTCAGGGCAACCTTGTAGAAACTCGGCGCCTGCACACAACGGAGTAGGGAAAACGGTGACCACGGGCTAGAAACTCGGCGCCTGCACGTTGTGGAGTACCGGGAGTAGGGCAAATTGCGACTGCCGTCATGGCATCGGCGCTGCTGAGCATACGGCACCTGGCACCCGAGTCGGCGTATCGGCTCGCGAGACAGTAGCTCAACATACCGCCAAGACGAGGGACATGGGGCCGTAGCCCAAGCCGAGCAACCTAGACACTCCGATGAACAGGCCGCGCTTGCGGTGGACGCAGCCGATGCGGACGCCCTGCACTGGTGTGTTGTCCCGGAAGATGAGCATCTCCAAAGCAAGCACACCCCTAGGTGTACGATTCGTCGACGTACGACACCTGGTCCCGGTAGGGTCGGAGACGTACGACACCTGGTCCCGGTAGGGTCGGAGATGGCGTAGCCGGAGGATACGCTGTGCAGCGTCCGGCAAAAACCGGAGCCACACAGCAACACGGTGAAGGATGCCAGCATGGATGGGTCACTCTGCCCGCACGTCGTCTCTTGCCGTAAGGTTGAGCATGATGTGGCGCCTCGACGGCTATGGCACGTCGCAGACGGTGTCGTCAAGCAACGACGGTGATGTCCACGGTGATGTTGTGTGGATTGCGATGTCTGCGATGATGTTGTCTGGATCAAAATAGTGGAACCACAGTGACGGTGGCGAAGCGACGGAGCTGATTGCCACGGAGAcatcgaggaggacgagggagagaaGCACGGTGGTCTTTGAGCCGTGCTTGACGCCCTGTCCTGACTGTGAGGCTGCGACTACGGCAGGCATGCGGTGAGCCGGCGTTCTACTGGTGCATCCACGACGTTGTCACCGTCGGCTTCCAATCCCCGGTCAGCCCAATCAAGTGCCCGCTGAAGAGATCCCCATCCCCATTGCCGTCCTGCCACCGCCATCGCCACCTCCAAGCCCTGGTCGCCGCCTGACTTCCTTCTTCCGTCCCGGCCTGATCTGATGTCTCTCTGTTACGAGCTGCTATTAATTAGAAGAAAGTGTAGAAAGAAAAGAGTCATTGGACATTGATGGTAGGTTGCGTGCGGGGTTTATGCAGTGTAGGAGGAATTTAGGAGTAGAAGACAAGCGAAGGCGATGACTTCAGAGTTCAGAGGAGTAGGCTTCCTGGAAACTTTCCTTCTGTTTTTTGTTCTGTGTTTTGCTGGGTGGGATGTGCTGTGGTAATGTTTTATTATGATAGGTGGTGCGTGTTTCTGTCCGGGCAATTCGGTCCTGACGAGTCCACAGATTGGGGCAACATCCCTCTGGAATCCTATTTTGTTTTCTCTTTGTCAATTattgtgtgtgggagagagagggacCTAGGATGATGGTTCatattaattgtttttggtatacAGAAGTGGTGTATGCAAATGAATTTCAACATTAAGCTACAATTTTTTCTCAGTTAACAACTGCATTTCTTATATCAATGTAGTTTATCTAAACATCTTTAGCAATCAAGATTAGTTTTTGGATGTTCCCTCTAAGATTGGGCTAGAAAGTAATTATACGCCTCTCTCCATGATTGTGTAAATTACTCCATTTCTGGCGGCATTACAATGTTGGTGGACATGCCTCTCAACAGTTTCtcttcaaaagttttccaagaaaCTCTCAAACCTAAATGCTTTCCAGCCTTTTCTATCTTTTCTGTAACTAACAGTGCCAAAGGTTGCATGTTTTATAAATAGGCAGATGCACTTGGTATTAACCATGTTTTATTAGCAGGTTGATGCAACTTGGTATAAGGTAGGTGACAGTGTGGAATGATTTCATATCATGGCAAACTAGCAGTGTCAATAGTTAGGGTACTGAATTTATTTGATCAACTAGGGTTTCAACATTTTTTTGTATGGATAATAATGTTTCGTCTAAACCTGTGGACAAATATGACTTTTGAAGCATGGAAGCAAGATATATAATCTGGATAATTTCTTCCAAAATCCATGTAAGCGCGCACATTTTAAAGCAGAATCATAGCATTGAACCACCACTACATAAAGAGCATATGCGAGTTCACCATCTTTTTCACAAAATTTCTACAATTTGTCTGAGACATGGTCATACGGGAAAGTGTACTACACCTAGCATCATGATGGAGTGAGAAGTCCGCTGAGCTCGCGGGGGAGAGGGGATGCGGGATTATTTTTTCCCTAGACAGACTGTAACATTTGTTTTGAATACAAGGAAGAATTGTCAAGGGGTCCTATTCTACTAAAACACTCCAACACTTTTAGCGAGCATCTAGCCCAACAACATATCCAAGGCAACATTTTAAGCTTTTGCTTCCTTCAACCAATATAAAAGAAATACGGACCAATATAGCAAGAAAGAAGTACACGTTCAACAGTAGATACAAATAAGAAATTGTATGCAATAACAAAACCAAACAAAGATTTGCATGTTTCTTTTCAGGTATATTGTGTCATCTTCTTTTACTACTTACGCATTATTGCAACATTGAATAAAGATTTGTGCACATATATTAGTTCTTTTGTATCCTGGAGAACTCATTGTTGTTCGACGGATATTTAATTTCATAATATCAATTAcctttcagcaattattatgaaaaAAGAAAGGAGAAATAATCATATATATGATGAAGAGGTCTGACTTTTGAACAAACCAAAACATCACTCACCTATCTAGGTCTCTTGTTGTAATTGAGTTTCGCTGTAAACAATACATACAAACAACATATATAAACACAATGAATCGACGGGACGCGGTGTGTCGCCGTGCGGGCATTGCTAGTATATAATAGAGGATGCCCTGTACGTTGCTGTAGGAATTGGTTGATGAAAATTTGGGTTGATAACATGGAAACCAAAATTAAAGTACAAAACTTATTATATTTTATTATGCATAGTTGTAACAAAATTTATTAAATATAAGTAGAATAATTGAATGGTAAACATTTCCGTGCATGGTTGAATGTTGTGATGGGCCATATCCCATTCATAGTTGTATGGTGAGGTGGCATATTAGATAAATAAGTTAACAGGATGACTCTCTTAGTTATATAGGATATGATTACTCTAACAAAAATAACTGGCTTGGACAAATTAGCCAAAAGATTCTTCAAGTTGAGTGGATAACAGATGTTGACAAGCTAGTATTATAGTGTATATTTTCTATGGATTGCTCAAGATGTAACTACTGTTTGTTTTTGCTTTCAGGCTGATGGTGAAATAATTGGCTTGGACAAATTAGCCCAAAGATTCTTCAAGATGAGTGGATATCAAATTTTGACGCCTGCCCATTTTtccactgggggggggggggggggggggggcttattgTAATGTCAAATATCACCTACTTGTCACCTGATATAGAGATGTAAACAAAAAGTGTTGCATTCGTCTTGTTATCAACGTATAAGTAGTAAAAAGGGTCACACGAATAAAGAGAAAATTCAGGTTCAAATCAAATCATATTGAAAAAAAGGAAATGTCATAACTACGATTCGGTGGTTGCATGCTTTCTGTTTTACATGCGGTGGTTGCATGCTTTTTGTTTTGCATGCGGTGGTTGCGGTTAGAGTTATATTAAGTGATGTTTTTTGGCCTTTTACATTCTAGTCTCTTGGCATTCTCTTATAGCCTTTTGACATccttatgtatgtatatatatatgttggcaTTGGCCTTCTAATAATATAAGTTGCTATTTCAACATGATATTAGAGCCCAGGTTTTCTCCTGCGCTGCAACTCGCCCGACGATCATATTTTTTTTCCAGTCTTCTTGTCTCGATCTCTCTGCAGCTATCGATGTCAGATCGATCGATGCCAAGCACATACACTGCCATTGCTCCCTCTCGTCCGGTGCTTTTCTGATCCAAGTCGATCGGGACGCCGGCCCCGCCTCCTCCCGGCCAGGCCGCCGCGGCCCTGCTTCCTCCCGGCCAGGCCGCTGCCGCCCTGCCTCAGGCCGTGTGCGTCCGCCTCAGGCCGTGTGCATCTGCGTTCGCCCTGCTTTGTCTCCTCCAGGCCGCTCCGCTGCCGTACACACCCGCGTTCGCCGGTTCCTGTTCCCGCTGTCGTCCGCCGGCCGCCGGATTGCGTCCAAGATCTGTCGCCGGCCGTTGCCCGTTGGTTCCCGTGCTAGATCGGCTGTCAGGCATTGGATCCATCTCACGGTAGACGTGTGTTTGACTGGGTGGACTGCATCGATCCACCTGCTTTGTGCGTGCGTGCGCGTACTCCCTGTGCCGCGCATCGCTTTGCTTTGGGCTGTGTGCGGGCGTTGGCCTGCTTCTGCTTCCGGCTACATGGCTTGAGCTCTGTGTTTTTCcaaaaaaaagtagaaaaaaaagagagagaagagcaCCCATGTCTTTGGCGTCATCTAGCTATGTTGCCATTTCGCGCTGCCCGGTGATATTTGATGGAGCTAACTATGCTGAGTTCACTGCCTttatgcgcattcacatgcgtggcattcgtctctggggtgttctttccGGTGAGGTCCCCTGTCCTCCGCGTCCAGTGCCTCTTGTGGCTCCTACCCCACCGCCGACGCCACCGGCTCTTGACACAAATGCTTCTGATGCTGATAGGGCTGCAGCCAGGGTTGCTGTTGATGATGCAGATGCCGCTTATGACCAGGAGGTCTTGGATAATTCAAATGCTCTTTCTGTTTATCGTGACGATCTggctgcttacactcagtggtgtgATGATGATGCTCGTGTTGCGACTGTTCTCACTTCCAGTGTTttgcctcagtttgcttctgagcCTCGATACTGCCTTTTAACATcctcatgtatgtgtatatatgttggcATTGGCCTCCTAATAATATAAGTTGCTATTCCAACAGTTGCATGTTACTAGTGTGAGAACTGTACATGTCCACTTGCTTGGTCAATTCAAGTGATTTTGAGCTCATGCCTTCTTTTTACGTCACCATCCTCCTTCCAGCTTGGTTGTATATGCATTGACAGAGGCATGAACAACCTATTTTCAGAGTTTAATTTGCTAGTACTatggatttttttttcattttttattcaaAATGGATTAACAGTCAATATTTCCAAATAGTAGAATATTCACCACCAATGACTCATTTTCATTTGATGTATGCCGTCGCTATATTTGAGAGCTTCCAGGGAGAATCTTTAGCACGGTTGTGGGCACTCCATTGAGATTCCTTTTGATAAGGAAGATCTTCATTTCTGGAAACCTGGAAGAGGTTGTAGCTCTGATTTCCCATTTGCTTGGAGCAAATGTTCCTTGAAATTGTTCCATGGGCAAGAGTTTGGTTGTCCATGGACCAATTAGCATTGTTGGATGTGTGCTTTTCTACTGCAAGTTAGCTTTGGCTTCAGCTGTAGGAGGGGAGCTCATGTATTGCAGGAAGCCATAACCATGAAGTGGATCCTCTGATCATCCTGCTCACTGCAATGTATATTCACATTCCTGTAGCGTCATGGAGTGATGGACATCGCCAAGAGGCATATGCAGAATTGATGTAGGGCCAAAGCCCTAGGTAGTGATCTTTCACGACACAATGAACATAGGGAAGAACGTGGAGaaatcaagagaaacattcaagaacaagtcaaatcacacatccacacaagatccacaaatatacatgaacaacaaagaggacattcacacaagatccacaaagatacatgaacaacaaagaggacattcacacaagatccacaaagatacatgaacaacaaagaaaaacaaagataTGAGAGAAATCCTTATTTAACACTGTCTTAAAATTTGTTGCCTTATTTGACACTGacttttttttttctttatttaatacgGAGTCCAAATTTTATGCCTTTATAACACTTTCGTCCCTTTAAGCCTTGACGGTgttaaatgacacctgaaaagacctATTTACCCTTCGTGGGTACGTGACCAaaatcttacattcttaagaagtttcTCCCTACTATAAGGCATTCTCTCAACATGCAGATTGTCCACATCAACGCATTGACATGTCACCATTGTGGTctactgcatgcatgcatgcatgctcccAGGTCATTAATTATTAATATTTTGACCAGCGTACAAAAACTTGCAACATCACCTTCTCTGCTTTAAGTTCGGTGAACCATAGCTTCAAAAGAAAATCAGTGAACCAGCTAGCCAACCGGTACGTAAATAACATCGCATTAACTTGCTGCTGATCGTCTTATGTTCCGGCACCAACGGACGCTTCCGATCGCAAATAAAGCCACAAATGCATGGAAACTGACTGAGGCATTAACCCATCCGTTTCCATCGATTGGTTTCCCTTGGGTTCATCTTTTTAACTTGAGCAGGCGAATGCCATAGCTTACATGTCCAAACAGTGGAGGCCTACCGACGCTTTGTACAGCAGCACATCTTAGCTCCAGCAGGTCACTGTCATTTCAATCAAGTGTCCCCTCCAAAACAATGTGGGCGTTGGCAGGTGCTTCCCACCTGCGGCTTCACGTGTAATCATAGTTTTCCGCtgtagtttctttttctttttctttttgccttCGTTCATCCCTGTAACTTGCCTCTGTACAGCGTGTTCTTCTTCTATCAATGATAACCAGCATCTCTCCGGCTGGACTTAAAAAAAAAGAATCTTGCCAAGACGTGGCTTGAGCTTCCATGGAATTTATATGTTCATCTCCTTGATGGCAGGTCTCAATGGGCGTTGGTCTGACGCCATAATTGGGGCGTACTTCTGGTCACGCTATATTCTGAAGCCGACTGTTGTTCCACATCTATGTAAAGACCAGGTTTCATGTTCTTTCTTCTACTGATTTGTTCACCTTAGGCCGTGTTCGGCAGCCCTCCGCTCCGCGGCTCTGCTCCTGGAGCGGCCGGAGCGGAGCGGCCCGCAGTGCATTTTCCTGGAGTTGGAAAACTGGCGCTCCGTCTGCTCCTCGTATTATACGGAGCTGGAGAGCTGCCGAACAGGGCCTTAGTCTGGAGTTAGATTTCAGAATACAGTTTTCACTAAGTACTGAAACAATACGTCAACTTCCCTTTCATGATGTCTACCTGGAGACATCGTGTGGCCTCCTCTGCAACATGGTGGCCGCCTTCGAAGTGCTGCTACGCATGACACACCGTTGAGTACACCGTCGCCGGTATAGGGAGCCTCCCCTATGGTGCCGCTAAGCGGGACACGCCTGTACGGCGTCGCCAGTGCACGGGAGAAGGCACAATGCACACGTACATGGCATTTTTATCACAATTCTATATATAAAATTGCAATCTTATATTATTAATTTGTTTAGTTTTTTCTATTGAGGGCAATAGACAAATGTGGAAATAAAAAGCACTGTAACTGATTTTCACAAAAGAAAAGTACTACGACTGAAAAATAGCTGCTTCATTACTGCATCTTTACATTTATAAGTATTTTCGCATTTTTTAACTAATAATTGGGTTACTTTATTCTTGATTTGTCAAAATATTATACAAATGATGTCCACGATTCGGTGAAGCTAACCCTAACATTCATGGAAGTACAATTAGTGAGTCAACATACCGCCAAGAACTGCCTCGGTGATATGTAGGTATACTGTAAATAACCCCATGCATGTGTTTATCCAGTTCGTGGTTGTATATATATGTAACATGGTTGATTTGTAGCTTACCAATATCTAATAAGAAAAAAAGCATGCAAATAATTCTCTATCCTGTTATTCTACATTGTGACAACTAAAAGTCCATCCGCTATTGCTCCCAACTCCTATCAagtcccgcaacaacgtgcggggtatcatctagttttaaGTATATGTGCATCCGGTCCAATGGCGGAGCCAGGATTGGAGCAAGCCCCGGGCCCaaacttttgttttgttttgccgtAAGGTAAAAACTTAATGTCCATAAGGCATTTAGCTACCTcaaaagataccccaaacaaaataTAGCTCAATTGCACGAAATATTTAAAATTTAAACTCAATGCTTAACGATACAACAAAATAGATAAAAAAACGTGGCAAAAACTACAAAGTATAGTATGTGATAAAAAAAGTACCGAATCAATGGTTTGCTTCCTCAACGCCTCGCATAACCTCATCAATGGTGGAAGAAGAGCCAACAACTTCAAGGCATCAAAAGCTAATTTTAAAAGAGAAAGCATAAACATCATAGAAACAATTATCATTGATACACATATAAAAACTTACCACTTCGACAAGGTAAAAGTCATATGCGAGACCTACATAAGTTTTTTGGATCAAGACAAGCAATGCATCGTAACAATTGAGTAGATCTTTTACCTTTCTTTTCTATAATATTAAATAAAATTGGCAATTACATCAAAATACCCTAGATATATGACTGCATACGTacacattatttgaattaaatttCAGTTCGAAGTAGTTTACACACTGATACATCATACAAGTAAAACATGTTGTAAGTAGAATTGTGCAAAGCTTCAGTGAGAAAACATAGAAAGCATcaaagaaaatacaaggtgaagcaGCTTGCAGTGAAACAGCGGGCAGGGGATGACGCGCCACGCCCACGCTGGTGGTCGACGCACGGGACAGGATGCGGCGGCCGGAGCCCAGATGCCAGAGCCGGGGGAAAGTGGGGGGCGGGCCGGAGACGAAGCCACGGCGGATAGCGGCGCGAACGCTGGTCAGTCGGGAGATCAATCGTACCCCCCGTCCTGCCTGCGTGCGACTCGGCGGCGGCCGCGCGAGGGTTGCGTAGACAGTGCTGGCGCTGCGTCTCTTCAGCCTCGTGGATCGTGCGCAGAGTTGGATCGTGGGTGGTTCTGGGTTGCCTCGTACGTGCATTTGTTTCGGCAAAGACAGCGTAGCAAGACTATGGGCCTTCTTTATTTATTGGGCTGTACCCCGGGCCTGCAAAGAAACCTATATAATTATAGCCTGTAAATATTTGcacgccccgggcctgggccctggGTGCCCGGGGCCTAGCTCCGCCCCTGATCCGGTCGACTCCATTTGTGTTGGCCTCGATGGCGTTGTAGCCGAGTGCACTTCGGCGCGTAGGCGTACGAGGCTAACTTGAGTgctccctctgtaaattaatataaaagtgtttagaggAAAGTGCTATTATGAGCTCGGGCTCATATGTGCTTCTTATCTCCCACGTCCACTAGCGCCAAGATTTCCACCACTCCACGTATATGCCTATGTATTCGAAGTAGTATATGCAATTCTTTTGCAGACCATGGCCCACCCACCAACCAGACTTAATGTGACGGCCGCCGTCTCATGCTTGACGTCTCAGACGGTGCTCAGATGACACGCACAGACGGAAACGTTGTCCAAACCCATCTATTTATTTGCAGCCATCAGTCCACCAACCAACCTTCCTCTGCAAGATTCATTCGCCTCGTCCCCTTCCATTATTATTTCTTCCTCAATTGCGCATGGAGTTTCTCCTCTGTCATGACCAGTAAAAGTATTATTTATTAAAAAATCCAATTTTATTTGCAACAAACATTAAAGAATTGTCTACACACATACAAAAATCACCGAAGAAAAAACATACCTAAATGCTCTGAGAGAAAAAAAACAATGCTTCAAAAAGACTATTTTTAAAAGCATTTTGAAGtaatgattttgttttttttcaaaGCAAATAGGAATCTTTTCCTCACAAAAGGTTACACGTATGTATAAATTCATCAATGCTTGTTGCCAAAACATTTGacttttttactatttttttcatTTCTGTGTTCATGAGGTTGCATTTGAGCTTGGTGCAGGAGGACATTTTCACGCAAAGTGCCAGATCAGAAACAATGACCACCTTATCTTGTTCAAGATGCACTGCCGCCACACAATATTAAGTAACAAGTAATTAAGCAGCACCACCCACAATCTCCAATATACAGAATGTATTTTCCATGTAATAATTTTAAGCAATAATCTGAAGGTCAATCAAAAAACACCCCCTTGATGTGGCAATTTTGTTTCATGTCCATCCCACACATGTCTACTGTTTGAGCATCCACTATGTCGGCAAAAACTCGGCCATGGCAGTGTCGCTCAATCACTGCAGCAGCAATCCAGAAGTTTTGCCACGGCAGCTTACCTGCAACACTGTCTTGGCAATGAAAAATTTATGGCAACNNNNNNNNNNNNNNNNNNNNNNNNNNNNNNNNNNNNNNNNNNNNNNNNNNNNNNNNNNNNNNNNNNNNNNNNNNNNNNNNNNNNNNNNNNNNNNNNNNNNNNNNNNNNNNNNNNNNNNNNNNNNNNNNNNNNNNNNNNNNNNNNNNNNNNNNNNNNNNNNNNNNNNNNNNNNNNNNNNNNNNNNNNNNNNNNNNNNNNNNNNNNNNNNNNNNNNNCCTTCAACATTTGCATTGCCACCGCatcctccttggcttgagctaccTCCAACCTCTGACATTGTGGTCGACACAAGTTATCCGTACATCCGCCCTGATATGCACTATATACTACTCTCAAACATTCAACAATTCCACTAACCCGAAGAATCCCTGAATGTGTATCCAGGCTCACAGTCACAGTCATGACGCTGGATCCTCCCACAAGAATTAGTTCCATCATCAGCTGCCCCTCCTTCCATGCCAATTCCAGAACCAAGTGCAGCAGCAGCACCTCCACCTGTACAAAAGGAAAGGACAGTTTTTTCAAAACAAATAGCCCTCGACTAATCAAAGCTGGTAGACACCGTGACATGCACCGGCACCACCGCTAGCTGAAACATCTGAGATGCTTATCTCTGGTTCACCCACCCTTTTGGACTCTGTCGCCACCCTTTCCAGTGCCACCACTGTATTATAACCTTGCTCCTTGTCACTTCCTGAGGATGAAGCACATTGCTTGTCAATGGGTTGGTCATATCGATAACACAGACTCTTTTCACGGGCACTCAATTTTATATTACCAGCACGACGCGCACGAAGGTCATCATCCTCACTTGCCATGCTGTGATTATCACTTGAAGTGTCTTCGGTTTCTGAGGTTTCCGATCGACAAATCGTTTCAACAATGTTCGAGAACCTCACTCTCCTCCGCCTTTTGTTGCCTCTTTCTGACTTCTTATTCCCCTACCGTCTCCAAGACCACTTTGGCAGAACCCATGTTCCCTGTCTCGGAGGCACCACCAACATACCTCCGTCCTGTGAACCACATTTAGGCTGTGTTCGGGAATCCTCTGCTCCTCCGTCAGggagcggagcgggcggagcaCCACTTTCGCCGCTCGCTAAAATTGAACTGGGTGCCGCTCCGCTCCACGGCGGAGTTACAAAGCGGAGTGATTCCGAACGGCCCCTTATTTAAGTATGTATTTCAAGCACATTTCAATTGACAAATTTATACCACAGTTGACTAACCTACAATTTTTGCCTGCCAGCGACGATTACTGTTTCCGGCAGCCACATTTCTCCCAACAACTCCACCTATGATCGACACAATACCTATGTCAGCGACATGATTGGGAGAATTGTGTTCTTGTCTCTACCACTAACTTAATATGAACTGTACGACATAATACTACTTTTTTCAGTATCATACCTGTCAAAGCACCCTCATCAAAGATCTCCCCAATCAGGAACCAATTGTAACCATTAGTACCATGCTCACTACTCTATATTTTCCAAACTGAAATAACAAATTCTTGTTCTCTTCTCCTCAATAGTTCTCTCCCGAGTCTGTCGAACAGAAGCATCATATACTTCTGCACAAACATATCCATTAGACACCATCACTCCTTTATGTGCTCATCGTTGCACATAAAACACCTTCGAAATACGGCTTTGTCCATTTCTTTCTGATCTCGAGAAGTTGAGTCATGTATGGGTGTCTCCATAGGTTGTATTCATCCAGCAGCATCACCCACCCATTCTCAAACCCATCTACCGTGAGCATGTAGTTCACCACCTCATGGGACTCTGCTTTGAATTCACTCTTATTGGTGTACAGAGGGCCCAACGTTTACTTTGCGTTCTTGAGCATGTGACACTTGCACCGCCAGCATGTGGTGTCTGGCATAATGCTCTTTGATAGCCAGCTCCATAGCCTGAATAGGGTATGCAAAACACACCAGGAAAGCAAGAACTTACCAGTAAGTATAGTCATCAGAGGAGCGCCGCCCATCACTCT from Triticum aestivum cultivar Chinese Spring chromosome 3B, IWGSC CS RefSeq v2.1, whole genome shotgun sequence includes these protein-coding regions:
- the LOC123069868 gene encoding uncharacterized protein (The sequence of the model RefSeq protein was modified relative to this genomic sequence to represent the inferred CDS: added 48 bases not found in genome assembly) encodes the protein MASEDDDLRARRAGNIKLSAREKSLCYRYDQPIDKQCASSSGSDKEQGYNTVVALERVATESKRVEVLLLHLVLELAWKEGQLMMELILVGGSSVMTVTVSLDTHSGILRVSGIVECLRVVYSAYQGGCTDNLCRPQCQRLEVAQAKEDAVAMQMLKVHKFSRMNNSGGRGGKGCHKFFIAKTVLQVSCRGKTSGLLLQ